The following are encoded in a window of Perca fluviatilis chromosome 21, GENO_Pfluv_1.0, whole genome shotgun sequence genomic DNA:
- the LOC120550592 gene encoding tumor necrosis factor receptor superfamily member 13B: MAGSCRGGQYWDGLLKGCIGCQTQCNKPHVIPKCTSYCESAHCKALLGHYYDRLLKICVRCAKICGSHPPECSQHCQKVSLPSTPRAPTPPVTTKKLLVEVTSHVPNSRGISGLTALEDSTILLYSLLGVCYSLAYNLGNSLLSEKRKPQTNNTAGPQGQDVSRKRRQRSKDFVTNSNRTRDREPSYDSIPTETCVCVHCFPDLKALGQGNDRPLRAPFSFYQQPFLHRGPVRAEENLHISGLEVLEEAAVG, encoded by the exons ATGGCTGGAAGCTGCCGTGGGGGTCAATACTGGGATGGTTTGCTCAAAGGATGTATTGGTTGTCAAACACAATGCAACAAACCACATGTCATCCCCAAATGCACCAGTTACTGTg AGTCTGCACATTGTAAAGCACTGCTTGGCCACTACTACGATAGGCTGCTGAAGATATGTGTGAGGTGCGCTAAGATTTGTGGCAGTCATCCACCAGAATGCTCCCAGCACTGCCAGA AAGTATCCCTCCCATCTACCCCCCGAGCTCCGACACCTCCTGTGACTACCAAAAAGCTCCTGGTTGAAGTTACCTCACACGTGCCAAATTCCAGAGGGATCTCAGGGCTGACAGCCCTGGAAGACTCCACCATCCTGCTGTACTCCCTGCTGGGCGTCTGCTATTCTCTAGCTTACAACCTCGGTAATAGTCTACTAAGCGAAAAGAGAAAACCTCAAACAAACAACACCGCTGGTCCGCAGGGCCAAGACGTTAGTCGCAAACGAAGGCAGAGGTCCAAAG ATTTTGTAACAAATTCAAACCGCACCAGAGACCGTGAGCCGTCATATGACTCCATTCCTACCGAGACCTGCGTATGTGTCCACTGTTTCCCTGATCTGAAAGCACTGGGCCAGGGCAACGACAGGCCGCTGAGAGCCCCCTTCTCATTCTACCAGCAGCCCTTCCTCCATAGAGGGCCTGTCCGGGCTGAGGAGAACCTACACATCTCTGGACTGGAGGTGCTGGAGGAGGCGGCAGTTGGATGA